The Vulpes vulpes isolate BD-2025 chromosome 8, VulVul3, whole genome shotgun sequence genome has a window encoding:
- the LBX2 gene encoding transcription factor LBX2 — translation MPLPSHLPAPPAPSWGLGAQEEGHPGLRPSAGGGSEAGGPDREPRAGAQAAAEPSAAGGGTATARPAMSSGPEPRPPRTLFSIADILGPRMVARGPSTSPLPESNPGPPSPLCALEELTSKTLRGLGGHAPESSEGRSAPGAGALGPGRAGRRRRKSRTAFTAQQVLELERRFLFQKYLAPSERDGLAARLGLANAQVVTWFQNRRAKLKRDVEEMRADVASLSALSPDVQGRLALPRGAPAPGRPDSGPHLTEEEIEVDA, via the exons ATGCCGCTGCCGTCACATCTACCGGCCCCACCAGCCCCgagctgggggttgggggctCAGGAGGAGGGGCACCCGGGGCTCCGGCCCAGCGCGGGGGGCGGGTCCGAGGCGGGGGGCCCAGATCGGGAGCCGCGCGCTGGGGCCCAGGCAGCTGCGGAGCCGAGCGCAGCCGGCGGCGGGACCGCCACAGCCCGACCGGCCATGAGCTCGGGACCCGAGCCCCGGCCACCCCGGACCCTATTCAGCATCGCAGACATCCTGGGCCCGCGCATGGTCGCCCGAGGACCTTCTACGTCTCCGCTTCCAGAGTCGAACCCTGGTCCCCCGTCGCCTCTGTGTGCGCTGGAGGAGCTGACTAGTAAAACTCTCCGCGGACTTGGCGGGCACGCACCGGAGTCCTCTGAAG GCCGCTCCGCCCCGGGTGCGGGTGCGCTGGGCCCTGGCCGGGCCGGCCGCAGACGGCGAAAGTCACGCACGGCGTTCACGGCGCAGCAGGTGCTGGAGCTGGAGCGCCGCTTCCTCTTCCAGAAGTACCTGGCGCCTTCCGAGCGCGACGGGCTGGCGGCGAGGCTCGGTTTGGCCAACGCACAGGTTGTCACATGGTTCCAGAACCGGCGCGCCAAGCTCAAGCGCGACGTGGAGGAGATGCGCGCAGACGTGGCCTCGCTGAGCGCGCTGTCCCCCGACGTCCAGGGCCGCCTCGCGCTGCCCCGGGGCGCCCCAGCCCCCGGCCGGCCTGACTCCGGGCCCCACCTGACAGAAGAGGAGATTGAGGTGGACGCCTAA
- the PCGF1 gene encoding polycomb group RING finger protein 1 isoform X1: MASPQGGQIAIAMRLRNQLQSVYKMDPLRNEEEVRVKIKDLNEHIVCCLCAGYFVDATTITECLHTFCKSCIVKYLQTSKYCPMCNIKIHETQPLLNLKLDRVMQDIVYKLVPGLQDSEEKRIREFYQSRGLDRVTQPSGEEPALSNLGLPFSSFDHSKAHYYRYDEQLSLCLERLSSGKDKNKSILQNKYVRCSVRAEVRHLRRVLCHRLMLNPQHVQLLFDNEVLPDHMTMKQIWLSRWFGKPSPLLLQYSVKEKRRNPLSFIMKEGLSMSVVPQ, encoded by the exons ATGGCGTCTCCTCAGGGGGGCCAGATTGCGATCGCGATGAGGCTTCGGAACCAGCTCCAGTCAGTGTACAAGATGGACCCACTACGGAACGAG GAGGAGGTCCGAGTAAAGATCAAAGACCTGAATGAGCACATCGTCTGCTGCCTGTGCGCTGGCTACTTCGTGGACGCCACCACCATCACAGAGTGTCTTCATACTT tcTGCAAGAGTTGTATTGTGAAGTACCTCCAAACCAGTAAGTACTGCCCCATGTGCAACATCAAGATCCACGAGACACAGCCACTGCTCAACCTCAAACTAGACCGGGTCATGCAGGATATCGTGTACAAGCTAGTGCCTGGCTTACAAGACA GTGAAGAGAAACGGATTCGAGAATTCTACCAGTCCCGAGGCTTGGACCGGGTCACCCAACCCAGTGGGGAAG AGCCAGCCCTGAGCAACCTCGGCCTCCCTTTCAGCAGCTTCGACCACTCTAAAGCCCACTACTACCGCTATGATGAGCAGCTGAGCCTGTGCCTGGAGCGGCTGAG TTCTGGCAAAGACAAGAATAAAAGCATCCTGCAG AACAAATATGTCCGATGTTCTGTTAGAGCCGAAGTTCGTCATCTCCGGAGGGTCCTATGTCACCGCTTAATGCTAAATCCCCAGCAT GTACAGCTCCTTTTTGACAATGAAGTTCTCCCAGATCACATGACCATGAAGCAGATATGGCTCTCCCGCTGGTTCGGCAAG CCATCCCCTTTGCTTTTACAATACAGtgtgaaagagaagaggag AAATCCTCTGAGTTTCATCATGAAGGAGGGCCTCTCTATGTCCGTGGTCCCTCAGTGA
- the PCGF1 gene encoding polycomb group RING finger protein 1 isoform X2 yields MASPQGGQIAIAMRLRNQLQSVYKMDPLRNEEEVRVKIKDLNEHIVCCLCAGYFVDATTITECLHTFCKSCIVKYLQTSKYCPMCNIKIHETQPLLNLKLDRVMQDIVYKLVPGLQDSEEKRIREFYQSRGLDRVTQPSGEEPALSNLGLPFSSFDHSKAHYYRYDEQLSLCLERLSSGKDKNKSILQNKYVRCSVRAEVRHLRRVLCHRLMLNPQHVQLLFDNEVLPDHMTMKQIWLSRWFGKPSPLLLQYSVKEKRR; encoded by the exons ATGGCGTCTCCTCAGGGGGGCCAGATTGCGATCGCGATGAGGCTTCGGAACCAGCTCCAGTCAGTGTACAAGATGGACCCACTACGGAACGAG GAGGAGGTCCGAGTAAAGATCAAAGACCTGAATGAGCACATCGTCTGCTGCCTGTGCGCTGGCTACTTCGTGGACGCCACCACCATCACAGAGTGTCTTCATACTT tcTGCAAGAGTTGTATTGTGAAGTACCTCCAAACCAGTAAGTACTGCCCCATGTGCAACATCAAGATCCACGAGACACAGCCACTGCTCAACCTCAAACTAGACCGGGTCATGCAGGATATCGTGTACAAGCTAGTGCCTGGCTTACAAGACA GTGAAGAGAAACGGATTCGAGAATTCTACCAGTCCCGAGGCTTGGACCGGGTCACCCAACCCAGTGGGGAAG AGCCAGCCCTGAGCAACCTCGGCCTCCCTTTCAGCAGCTTCGACCACTCTAAAGCCCACTACTACCGCTATGATGAGCAGCTGAGCCTGTGCCTGGAGCGGCTGAG TTCTGGCAAAGACAAGAATAAAAGCATCCTGCAG AACAAATATGTCCGATGTTCTGTTAGAGCCGAAGTTCGTCATCTCCGGAGGGTCCTATGTCACCGCTTAATGCTAAATCCCCAGCAT GTACAGCTCCTTTTTGACAATGAAGTTCTCCCAGATCACATGACCATGAAGCAGATATGGCTCTCCCGCTGGTTCGGCAAG CCATCCCCTTTGCTTTTACAATACAGtgtgaaagagaagaggaggtag
- the TLX2 gene encoding T-cell leukemia homeobox protein 2, whose translation MEPAVLASHNLPHHEPISFGIDQILSCPEPPGSGLGPGRAGQGHGESAAFSGGFHGTSSYGPAGSLAPLPGSSGMGPGGVIRVPAHRPMPVPPPAGGAPAVPGPSGLGGAGGLAGLTFPWMDSGRRFAKDRLTAALSPFSGTRRIGHPYQNRTPPKRKKPRTSFSRSQVLELERRFLRQKYLASAERAALAKALRMTDAQVKTWFQNRRTKWRRQTAEEREAERHRAGRLLLHLQQDALPRPLRPPLPPDPLCLHNSSLFALQNLQPWAEDNKVASVSGLASVV comes from the exons ATGGAGCCGGCGGTCCTGGCCTCGCACAACCTCCCGCACCACGAGCCAATCAGCTTTGGCATCGATCAGATCCTGAGCTGCCCGGAACCCCCCGGGAGCGGCCTAGGCCCGGGTCGCGCAGGCCAGGGCCATGGGGAGAGTGCGGCGTTCTCGGGTGGATTTCACGGAACCTCAAGCTACGGTCCCGCGGGTTCGCTGGCCCCGCTACCTGGCAGCTCCGGCATGGGCCCCGGCGGCGTGATCCGCGTCCCGGCGCATCGCCCGATGCCGGTGCCGCCGCCCGCGGGAGGCGCGCCAGCGGTGCCTGGACCCTCGGGCTTGGGCGGAGCCGGGGGCCTAGCGGGACTCACCTTCCCTTGGATGGACAGCGGCCGCCGCTTTGCCAAGGACCGACTCACGG ccGCACTCTCGCCCTTCTCCGGGACACGCCGCATAGGCCACCCCTACCAAAACCGGACCCCCCCGAAGCGGAAGAAGCCGCGCACGTCCTTCTCCCGCTCGCAGGTGCTGGAGCTGGAGCGGCGCTTCCTGCGCCAGAAGTACTTGGCCTCCGCCGAGAGGGCAGCGCTGGCCAAGGCCCTGCGCATGACCGACGCTCAAGTCAAGACTTGGTTCCAGAACCGGCGCACCAAGTGGCG GCGCCAGACGGCAGAGGAGCGCGAGGCGGAGCGGCACCGCGCGGGCCGGCTGCTCCTGCACCTGCAGCAGGATGCCCTACCGCGGCCTCTGCGGCCGCCGCTGCCCCCAGACCCGCTCTGCCTGCACAACTCGTCGCTCTTCGCGCTGCAGAACCTGCAGCCCTGGGCCGAGGACAACAAGGTGGCTTCCGTGTCCGGGCTCGCCTCGGTGGTGTGA